The Dokdonia donghaensis DSW-1 DNA window ATCACCACGCTGGCAGTGCTTTTTACAAGTTTCTACGAGTGCTTTATAATCTGCATCTGTGATGTTGCTGGTGAGTTCGTTCTTTCGGTTGAAGTTAAACTCTGCAAAGTTTTTTGATTTTAAAAGCTGCTCAATCTCATCGATATTATTGTCTCCCGTGGTGTTGTGACAAAATATATGCGCCTCATTATTAAAATGATTAATAGCGATAATATTTTGGTAAACGGCATAGTAAATATCCGGTATGTGGAGATCTCCTTCTTTTTTGGCGATTTCTATATCTTCAAAGTACTGCACAGAATCATACGATAGGTAACCAAACAAGCCATTGTTTATGAACTTGTGAGCTGTCTTTGTAGATGAGAACGCTTTCGCGAAAGCGTCTAAAACCCCCACAACATTAGTCTCTGCTGTGATTGTAATTTCCTCCTTCTTGCCATCTGGAAATTGCTGTGTGATTATACCATCGCCCACGCTTATAGAAGCAATAGGGTTGCAGCATATGTAAGAGAAGCTATTATCATTTGCGTGATAGTCACTACTCTCGAGCAGTAAACTATTAGGGAAACGATCGCGCAGCCTTAAGTATACCGATACAGGAGTGATGGTATCTGCTAGGAGTCTTTTTGAAAATGTAGTTAATTGATATTTCATTTGTTACATATTGTTTTCTCAAAATTGAGAACAAAAAAAAGCCTGTCGTAAAGACAGGCTGTATATGAATGGTACATAGGTGCGTGCTTACGACAACGATTGTTGTGTAATCCACCACCAAGTATGTACTGTATTGTTTTTCATTTATGATGTAAAGATAGGGAGCGATTTTATAATAAAAAAGCCCAATGGATAAAAAATATACACTGAGCTTTTTACGGGGGAATAATTAGGAAATTATTAGAGAGTCAAGCTCACTGCAAGCTCAAAATTATCTGAAATAGCATTGTCTTTTAAGTTGTCAAAAAACGATGCAGAGCCATAACGTACACCATATTTTGTGCGATCTACATTAAAAACGGTAGTGGCTACGCCATTCTCTATGGTCATATTAACCTTTGTAGGTAGTGTAGTTCCTTTTATAGTAAGGTCACCCACTACACTATAACCATTACCACTTTTTGCTACTTCTGTGATAACAAATGTAGCTTCGCTATGGTTTGTAGTATCAAAAAAGTCTGCAGAGTTTAAGTGTCCTTCTAGTTTTTCTTTTCCTTCGCCAGCTTTTAAGTCTGTTACCGCAATAGTAGTCATATCTACTACAAAGCTACCACCTACTAGTTGGTCACCATCCATTTCAAGTGTTCCAGATTTTAGGTTAATAGTACCTGTGTGTTGTCCTAGTACTTTTTTACCTGTCCAAGTAATAGTGCTTTCTTTTACGTTTACTGTTTTTTCTACAGGTTCTGTGCTTGCAGTGGCTCCTGTTGTAACAATAAGTGCTAAAAATGCTGTTGTGATTGTCTTTTTCATCTTTTAGTTTTTAATAATTATGTTCTTAGTTTATTGAGCAAGTTATTGAGCTGCTCTATCTCAGTATTGTCTAGTTGAGTGGTTATTTTATCTTCGGCTTGAGTCACTACTTTGTCTAACTCATTAAGTAATGACAAGCCAGCCTCTGTAATTGTAATTTCAATTTTACGACGGTTTGAGGGGCACGTACTGCGATTTACAAGCTCTTTTTTGAGTAGTTTATCTACTAGGCGTGTTGTATTACTTGCTTTTGTAACCATACGGTCATTGAGCGTAGATAGATTTGCAGGTTTTCCTTTTTGCCCACGTAATATGCGTAATACATTAAACTGCTGTAATGATATATCGTAGGGTTTGAGTGCCATTAATAAGATATCATTAGACCATTGTGCTGTATAGGCTAGGTTTATAATAAGCCTTTGAGAAGGCTTGAGACTCGTGGTTTTTATGTGTTCTTCTATTGTCATTACAATATTTGTATATACAAATGTATAATTATTTTGCAATAGAATATCTATGTTTAGATATTTTTAACGTTAAAGTACTTCTGATTTTTTCCATTATCTTAACATCCTATTACTAAAGTCTGTTAAGAGATGTTCTTAGTTCTGGGTCTCTGTATAATTTTGTATGATGCGATTTTTAATACTCTTGTTGGTTCTATGTACAATCTCTTGTAAGAAAGAGGTAGAAGAAAAGGCATATCATTATGTAGAAGGGGCAGATATAAAGATGTTTGATTATAATGAACTTGATAGTTATATAAAAAATCATCCATCTGAGACACTTGTGGTAAATTTTTGGGCTACCTGGTGTGCTCCTTGTATAAAGGAATTACCAGCTTTTGAAAAACTAGGAAATACCTATGCAGATCAAGATGTGAAAATTCTTTTAGTGAGTCTTGACTTCCCAGAACAGATGGATCATCTAAAAGCATTTGTAGCAAAAAAAGAATTGCAATCTGAGGTTGTATTTTTAGACGATGGAGATGCAAACAGATGGATACCTAAAGTAGATAAGAACTGGAGTGGGGCCTTACCAGCAACACTTATTATAGGTGATAAAAGAAAACGCTTTTATGAACAATCATTTACATATGGCTTGTTAGAAAGTGAATTGAAATATATTTTAAATTAAAAATGAAGACTTTTAAAATTTTAACGCTACTTGCCTTAGTGGTAGTCGTTTCTGCATTTGCAGCAAATGCCGTTGTAAAAAGTGCAAAGAGCGGTTACAGTATAGGTGATGATGCAACAGATTTTTATCTGCGTAATGTAGATAACAGTATGGTATCGCTTAAGGATTATGAAAATGCCAAAGGATTTATAATAATCTTTACGTGCAATACTTGTCCATTTTCTATAGCAAATGAAGACAGAATCATTGCATTAGATAAAAAGTACAAGTCATTAGGCTACCCTGTGATAGCGATTAACCCTAACGACCCACACATTAAACCTGGAGATAGTTTTAAGTCTATGCAACAACGAGCACGAGAAAAAGGATTTACATTCCCTTATTTATTTGACGATGGCCAAGAGGTATATCCAAAATATGGAGCTACAAAAACTCCTCACGTGTATGTGACTCAAAAAAAGCAAGGGAAAAATATAGTAAAATACATAGGAGCAATAGATAATAATACACGTAATGCGGGAGCAGTTACAGAACGATATGTAGAAGACGCTGTAGATGCCTTACTCGCCGGTAAAAGTGTACAAGTAACCGAAACAAAGGCTATAGGATGTTCTATAAAATCATAGTTTAAAATAACTAGATACTACATAAAAAGGTGAGCAATAGCTCACCTTTTTATGTTTACGTAGCCTATTTAAAATATGTAATATGCCTCAAGCCATATTCAGTTTAATAAAGTAAATTTGAAATATAACAAGGGTACACTACCGTACTTATAATAAAGAAGAATTATGAAAGATCTTACAATCCCAGAATGGGAAGAAAAAATCGCTCAAGATAAAGACGCCGTAATACTAGACGTGCGTACCGAAGAAGAAACAGAAAATGGTATCATAGAAGGAGCAAAGGTGATAGATATATACCAAGGCCAAGGCTTTATAGATGAGGTAGAAAAACTAGATAAAGATAAAAACTACTACGTTTATTGTCGCTCTGGAGCACGTAGTGCTCAAGCGTGTGCCCTTATGGGACAGCTAGGTTTTGAGACTACATATAACTTGCTAGGAGGCTATATGGCCTGGAGCGAAAACGACTAAAAGATGACGCGTACAGTAACTCACATTTGTAGTGCTATTGCAATAATGATGGCTTTGTCTTGTAACCAAGCGACCTCACAGCAAGCATCACCAGAAGCTTCAGTTAGTGAAGTGCAAGAGAAAAAGATGGTCATCAATCGCATTTCTTCAGATGAGCTTGAGACTGCGATGAGTGCTCAAGAAATCCAACTAGTAGATGTACGTGCCGACCGCGAGTGGGAGAGTGGCCATATTAAAGGTGCAAAGCATTTTGAGATGAACAATGTAAACTGGCAGTCACAGCTAGAGACTCTAGATAAAGATGAGCCCGTATATGTATATTGTGCAAAAGGTGGTCGTAGTGCCAGGTGTGCAAAACAGCTAGAAGAGGCTGGTTTTACTACCATTTATGACCTTAAAGGTGGTCTCGCAAGCTGGAAGGCTAGTGGCAAGACCGTAGAGTAACACATACTGATAAAAAAATATAAACCCCATCATAGTAGGATGGGGTTTTTTTCCGCTTTCGCGAAAGCGAAATCTATATCAATCTAATACACTTCATCAACATTAGTCGCTGTAAGTGTTTCTATAAAAGCCACCAGATCCTGAAGTTCTTGCTCTGATAGATTAAGATTATCAAAGGGAAGCGTTTGATGCTCAAGGTCAAACCCTAGGCCACCGCCGCCACCTTTATTATAAAAGTCCATAACCTCTTCTAGTGTACTATATACACCGTTATGCATATAGGGTCCAGTTACTGCAGCGTTACGTACCGTAGGTGTTTTAAACATCCCCTTGTGGAGCTCTTCTTTAAAACGCCAGTAGTAACCTAAGTCATCATCTAGCATTTTATTTTGTGCGGTTTCTGGTACGCCTATTACTTCGCGCTCTGTCTCTGCATAAAATGGTGGTACTGTACCATTAGTAAGTGGCATAAAGTGACAAGTTGCACAAAGGGCTTTCCCCATAAACAAGTTCATACCTCGTTGCTCACTTGATGTAAATGAACGCTCATCGCCACGCATATTTTTATCAAATTTTGAGTCAAAACTATTGAGTGTACTTACATATGACGAGATGGCTTTTATCACATCAATATTTCTTTTTGAAACACCGCCATATGCCTCATCAAAGAGTGTGATATATGTACTGTCTTCTAGTACCTCTTCTGAAAACTCGTGCACGTTTGAGTTAAACTCATCCTTGTTTGTAAAAACAGAAGATACTTGATCTATTAATGTAGGAGAGCGACCGTCTGCAAAGAAGTTTTGCTGGAAAACGGTATTTATGAGGGTAGGTGTGTTGCGCTGTAAATTTTTACCTGCGTTAGAGAGGTTTACGACCATTCCATCTGTGTAGGCCTTTGCTGGAATGTGACACGTAGCACAAGCCATTGTACCATTTGCAGAGAGCTTATCATCAAAAAACAATTTTTTTCCTAAGGCGATTTGTATTGCTGTGGGATTCTTGTTTACGTTAGGAGTAAAAAATGCTGTATTAAAACTATCGTTTTCAAAAAATGTAGGAGCATCAAAGTTAAAAGGTGTATTTGTTGTTCCTTCCCATAGGTCGCTAGTTTTTCTTATAGCTACCCAAGTTTTTGTGATAGGAGAGAGGTGAGTGCTCACAAAGGTATAACGGTCAAAGCTGTTATAATCAGTATTAGAACTCATAAAAGCTATTGCTTTCTCAACCTGATTTATAAATGTTTGGTCTAGTGTGGCATTCTTTTCTTTTATGATGGGTTGTATACTTACTTGATAAGTGTCTACAAGGTTTTGTAATGAGGCTGCACCCTCTGTAATGCCTAGCTGGCTTACAGGTGTGTCAAAACCAGATATAGAAAAACTTAATATGCGCAGTAATTGCTGGTGAGTTGCTATAAAATAGCGTTGTGGCGTGAGTTCTCGTTTTTCGATATTCTTTTTTAGAGTAGCGAGTAGGCCTGTGGTGATCTTTAGTTCTTTTTTGTATTGTGCTGTAGGTGTTCCTCCTTCATAGATAGATTCTTCTATCTTTTGTAAACCTACAGGATTCATTGTGCGGTCATTGTCCTCTTTATAAATAGGTAAAGCTGGTCCATTTGCACGATGACCTACTTCTGGGTTGAGGTAAGAGGCGTAGGGTTCTGCTTTTTTAAAGGCAAGTCTAGCGTTGTTAAAAATCTTTTTGGCATCTGGATGTGATGCCGTAATCTCATTAAGAGAGTCAAGACCTGCGAGCGCATTATTTAGTTCTTGTAAGTAAATAGCTCTTGCAGCTTCCCAGTCTGGGGCTATATTTTTTTTATATGAAGTGTCTTGCTCTTGCTTGCAAGAAAAGGTTAAGGGTATCGCTAGTAGGCAAATTAATAAACGTAAGTAATTCATAACAATGTAATTATAATTAAAGCGCAATCACCTTAGAGGGATTGCGCTTTTAGTATTTCCGAATGGCTAATCCGGGAGGATATTATCTAGGTAAACCTTTAAGTAAAACTACTTGAGATGCTTGGTTATCTTCATATGTAGAGTTGATATGTCCATCAAGTCCAGCAAAGTCACTGTTTCTCCAGTAGTGCGGCTGTATGTTTAATATAAAAGTGTTAGGCACTCCTACTTTATCTGATATATCTATAAGTGCTCCAAACTCTCCACTAAGTCCTGTACTATTATCATCTGCAAGGTCTTGACGTACTACAAGCTCAAGTACTTGCTGTATGTTTACACCATTTAAGTCAGACTGGTAGATGTATGCTGCGTGACCTCTAGAAAAAGAGTTAGGATCTTCTTGTACATATACAAAGTTCTCAGTTACAGTGATATTATCTGGGCTTTGTAAAGCTGCCAGGTTACCATCTTGATTATTTGTATCTGTATTACCACTTATGATTTGAGTAAGTTTACCTTCTAGTGGGTTTGTTTCATCTAGGTTTAACTTGTATACCGTTCCCCAGTCATTGTAAGTACCTTGACCTGGACCACGACCTGTAACTGCAAAGTATACGTTTCTACCATTTGCGTCAGATCCTTTTTGGTAATCTACATCTTCTACTCTCATAAACTGAGAAGCAAATACGTCGTTACACGCGCTTTCCATTTCATTTTTAGTAAGAGCAGCACCGTTTGGTATCTCAACAAACTCTACATCATATTCTGTCTGGAAGTCTAGCGAAGACTCGTTGTAAGCCGTATTAGGAGCAACATCTACAACGTTACCAGCACCGTCACCTACTTGCTTAAGACGTAATACGTAAATAGAACCACCTGTAAAATCTGCATCACCAGCAGTAGAGTAGTACATAGCTACTTGACCTTCTGAGTTACTAGAGTCATCATCACCACCTACGATTACTGTAGCACCAGGATAAGCGTTTTGTGGTAAAGGAGTTGCGTTTTCCCAAGAGAATTCTCCTAGTGCGTCAAGACCAAAATCTGCCTGAGGTGTAGGAGTAGATGTTCTAGGGTCTATTGCTTTTACATCATAGTGTATGCTCTCTGAAGCACTTAAGAAAATGTCTTCTGTACCACCGTGTATATCTGCTTCCCACATAGTAGCACTACACTGGCGTGCAAAGTCTGCTACTCCAGAGTCTAGTAAGTAATCCCCAGAGATAGGCATTAAATTCTGGTCAAAACGTATACGTGCAACTGCATAACTGTCTTCACAGTTTGTTACAAATATGTAGTCTTCTCCATCTTGTAAAAAACCTGCACCGTCTGCAGAGCCAGCAAGTTGAAAATCTCCACCTATCACATCTGGAGTAGATACAAGAGAGAAAGCCTCTACGTAGTTAAACTGTGAGCTCATAGCTACAAGTGGTGGTGTGGCAGACTTGTCTGAAAACATAGTTTCTCCTGGTTCAAAATCTTCTCCATCTTCTCCATTTGATCCGTCTGCCCCGTCTTGTCCATCTGCCCCGTCTTGTCCGTCTACACCATCTATTCCGTCTACACCATCCATTCCGTCTATGCCATCTTCACAGCTAGTGAAGGCCGTTGTTGCTGCTACAAAAAGCAGACTTAAAAAAACTGATTTGAAAGTTTTCATTGTAAAATAATTTTTTTGAGTGGTTAATTTGTGTGTTTTTATGAGGCTCTAAATTAGAATTGTATCTCTTTTTACAGGTTAATTAAGCGTAGCTTTTATATTAAATTGATGTGTATTTATTGTTACTGATTTTACAGTAATTTAAAGACAGATTTTACGTAGAGTTAACCTTTTGGGTTTTTGATATTTCTATTTTATAGGGGTAAAACCTATCATTATTGAAGGGTTATTTTTGGATATAACAGACCTTTTGGCAATGAGCCGCTTTACTTTTAAGAGTTTGGTTTACGCTTTCGCGAAAGCGTAATGCATCTTTTAACACCACTTTTAAGTGAGATGTCGTAATTTTAAAAGAAAAAATGACGCCTAGATTAGAACAAGCACTTGATAAATTGTATACTGCGTTATACACGGGGAAGCTCAATCCCGAGTGTTGTACAGCCTGCGCGGTGGGTACCATATGTGACACGGTAGATGCCTGGAAGCACTTTACAGACACACACGGCTCTTTACAGCTTAATTATGTGGGGAAGGTTAATGAAGGTTTTGGCCGCAGGCTTTATGGGTATCTCCCTAGCGAGCTATTAGAAATAGAAGCGGTTTTCTTAAAAGCGTGTGGGTATGAGTTACCGCTTACGCGAAAGTCAAAACGACCACAACATCCTACATCGCAAGAAACCTTATTTAATGGTATGCGTGCCGTTATTGCTTTCTTATGTGAGCTAGATAGTGTAGAAGATGTTATGGAGATTGAACAGAACCTACTACATACAAACCTAAGCTCTGTAACACACGCTACGGTTTAAACCTTAAAAAGTAATCCTCTTACTGTTTGTGATTTACGATATTTAAAAGACACCTTTTTGATATTTAAAAGAGGTATCTCTGGGGGAGTATGCCTCAGGTTTAAGAAAATTTTAAGTTTTTATTAGCACAACGATTTTAGCTAGATTTCGTATTAATTCTGATATTATGGTGCTTTTAACATTATTTGTTAAGAATATCTAACAAACGCAATCTAATACAGACAATCTTATGAAAAGAAGAAACTTTGTCCAACTAGCCGGAATGGGTGCTGGTGCTGTGATGATGCCTTCCCTATTAATGGGAAATAACATCCCTACAGAGGCACTCCTAGAACCAGGAATGGATATACTAATGAAAAAACAAATGGCAGATGTTGCTCTTAACACAGCAAAAAGCCTAGGAGCTTCATATGCAGATGCTCGTATAGGTAGATATCTTAACCAGTTTGTACGTACTAGAGAAGATAAAGTACAAGGGGTTGTAAACACAGAGTCTTTTGGAATAGGAGTACGTGTGATTGCAAATGGTACTTGGGGATTTGCATCTACAAATGATGTCTCACCAGACGGTATTAAAAAAGCAACAGAGCAAGCAGTCGCAATAGCAAAAGCAAACTCAAAGTTTCAAACAGAGCCAGTAGTGCTTGCACCAGAGGCGTCATATGGTGAAGTCTCTTGGAAAACCCCTATCAAAAAAGATTTTAAAGAAGTGCCAGTTTCAGAGAAAGTAGATTTACTACTCACTGCAAATGCTGCTGCACAATCTAGCGGAGCAAACTTTGTAAACTCTGCCTTGTTTATGGTAAATGAACAAAAATATTTTGCCTCTACAGAAGGTTCGTATATAGATCAAGATGTACATCGCATCTGGCCTACATTTGGTGTAACTGCTGTAGGTGGAGGTAAGTTTAAGACTAGACAAGCTATGAGTGCACCTATGGGAATGGGGTATGAGTATCTAGATGGTCTTGCTTCAGAAAAACTAGAAGGTCCAGAAGGACTTAAATTATATAGAGGCAGCTATGATATGGTAGAAGATGCTACCACTGCAGCAAAGCAAGCAAGAGAAATGCTTACAGCAAAGTCTGTAGATGCTGGTAAGTACGATCTTGTACTAGAGCCTAACCACTTAGGACTAACCATACACGAGTCTGTAGGTCACCCTACAGAATTAGATCGAGTACTAGGTTATGAAGCAAACTATGCAGGTACAAGCTTTGCCACTATAGATAAATGGAAGTCTAAAAACTTCAAGTACGGTAGCGACCTTGTAAATATTGTGGCAGATAAAACACAAGTAGGATCACTAGGAGCCGTAGGATGGGATGACGAAGGTGTTAAAACTAAAAAGTGGGACATTATACGTAACGGTGTACTAGTAAACTATCAGGCAATACGCGATCAAGTAAAAATGATAGATCAAAACGAGTCTCACGGTTGCTGTTATGCGCAGAGTTGGAATGATGTTCAGTTCCAGCGTATGCCTAATATCTCTTTAGAACCTGGTAAAGAACCATATTCTATAAACGATATGATTAAAGATGTAGAAAAAGGAATCTACATAGCCGGTAGAGGATCTTATTCTATAGACCAGCAGCGTTATAACTTCCAGTTTGGAGGGACGATGTACTACGAGATTAAAGATGGTAAGATAGCAGGTATGCTTAATGATGTTGCTTACCAGTCTAACACGCAAGAGTTCTGGAACTCTTGTGCTAAGATTTGTGATAAGGATGACTATCGTCTCTTTGGTTCTTTCTTTGACGGGAAAGGGCAACCATCACAAGTAAGTGCAGTATCTCACGGGAGCTCAACTTCAAGATTTAATGATATTAATGTAATTAATACCGGGCGTACGGTATAA harbors:
- a CDS encoding YceI family protein, encoding MKKTITTAFLALIVTTGATASTEPVEKTVNVKESTITWTGKKVLGQHTGTINLKSGTLEMDGDQLVGGSFVVDMTTIAVTDLKAGEGKEKLEGHLNSADFFDTTNHSEATFVITEVAKSGNGYSVVGDLTIKGTTLPTKVNMTIENGVATTVFNVDRTKYGVRYGSASFFDNLKDNAISDNFELAVSLTL
- a CDS encoding TlpA family protein disulfide reductase, with translation MMRFLILLLVLCTISCKKEVEEKAYHYVEGADIKMFDYNELDSYIKNHPSETLVVNFWATWCAPCIKELPAFEKLGNTYADQDVKILLVSLDFPEQMDHLKAFVAKKELQSEVVFLDDGDANRWIPKVDKNWSGALPATLIIGDKRKRFYEQSFTYGLLESELKYILN
- a CDS encoding rhodanese-like domain-containing protein; the encoded protein is MTRTVTHICSAIAIMMALSCNQATSQQASPEASVSEVQEKKMVINRISSDELETAMSAQEIQLVDVRADREWESGHIKGAKHFEMNNVNWQSQLETLDKDEPVYVYCAKGGRSARCAKQLEEAGFTTIYDLKGGLASWKASGKTVE
- a CDS encoding cytochrome c peroxidase, whose amino-acid sequence is MNYLRLLICLLAIPLTFSCKQEQDTSYKKNIAPDWEAARAIYLQELNNALAGLDSLNEITASHPDAKKIFNNARLAFKKAEPYASYLNPEVGHRANGPALPIYKEDNDRTMNPVGLQKIEESIYEGGTPTAQYKKELKITTGLLATLKKNIEKRELTPQRYFIATHQQLLRILSFSISGFDTPVSQLGITEGAASLQNLVDTYQVSIQPIIKEKNATLDQTFINQVEKAIAFMSSNTDYNSFDRYTFVSTHLSPITKTWVAIRKTSDLWEGTTNTPFNFDAPTFFENDSFNTAFFTPNVNKNPTAIQIALGKKLFFDDKLSANGTMACATCHIPAKAYTDGMVVNLSNAGKNLQRNTPTLINTVFQQNFFADGRSPTLIDQVSSVFTNKDEFNSNVHEFSEEVLEDSTYITLFDEAYGGVSKRNIDVIKAISSYVSTLNSFDSKFDKNMRGDERSFTSSEQRGMNLFMGKALCATCHFMPLTNGTVPPFYAETEREVIGVPETAQNKMLDDDLGYYWRFKEELHKGMFKTPTVRNAAVTGPYMHNGVYSTLEEVMDFYNKGGGGGLGFDLEHQTLPFDNLNLSEQELQDLVAFIETLTATNVDEVY
- a CDS encoding thioredoxin family protein, translating into MKTFKILTLLALVVVVSAFAANAVVKSAKSGYSIGDDATDFYLRNVDNSMVSLKDYENAKGFIIIFTCNTCPFSIANEDRIIALDKKYKSLGYPVIAINPNDPHIKPGDSFKSMQQRAREKGFTFPYLFDDGQEVYPKYGATKTPHVYVTQKKQGKNIVKYIGAIDNNTRNAGAVTERYVEDAVDALLAGKSVQVTETKAIGCSIKS
- a CDS encoding MarR family winged helix-turn-helix transcriptional regulator; this encodes MTIEEHIKTTSLKPSQRLIINLAYTAQWSNDILLMALKPYDISLQQFNVLRILRGQKGKPANLSTLNDRMVTKASNTTRLVDKLLKKELVNRSTCPSNRRKIEITITEAGLSLLNELDKVVTQAEDKITTQLDNTEIEQLNNLLNKLRT
- a CDS encoding rhodanese-like domain-containing protein; translation: MKDLTIPEWEEKIAQDKDAVILDVRTEEETENGIIEGAKVIDIYQGQGFIDEVEKLDKDKNYYVYCRSGARSAQACALMGQLGFETTYNLLGGYMAWSEND
- a CDS encoding TldD/PmbA family protein, coding for MKRRNFVQLAGMGAGAVMMPSLLMGNNIPTEALLEPGMDILMKKQMADVALNTAKSLGASYADARIGRYLNQFVRTREDKVQGVVNTESFGIGVRVIANGTWGFASTNDVSPDGIKKATEQAVAIAKANSKFQTEPVVLAPEASYGEVSWKTPIKKDFKEVPVSEKVDLLLTANAAAQSSGANFVNSALFMVNEQKYFASTEGSYIDQDVHRIWPTFGVTAVGGGKFKTRQAMSAPMGMGYEYLDGLASEKLEGPEGLKLYRGSYDMVEDATTAAKQAREMLTAKSVDAGKYDLVLEPNHLGLTIHESVGHPTELDRVLGYEANYAGTSFATIDKWKSKNFKYGSDLVNIVADKTQVGSLGAVGWDDEGVKTKKWDIIRNGVLVNYQAIRDQVKMIDQNESHGCCYAQSWNDVQFQRMPNISLEPGKEPYSINDMIKDVEKGIYIAGRGSYSIDQQRYNFQFGGTMYYEIKDGKIAGMLNDVAYQSNTQEFWNSCAKICDKDDYRLFGSFFDGKGQPSQVSAVSHGSSTSRFNDINVINTGRTV